In a genomic window of Sphingomonas lutea:
- a CDS encoding SPOR domain-containing protein: MRFLCLAAAAAMTIPTAPLAAQSVKAGIDAWQKADYAAAVDIWRPLAEKGDLDAAFNLGQAYRLGRGVTINLAAAQTWLERAARKGHLDAQTTLGLMLFQNGNQVSGLRWLGQAAERGDARAMLIYGTALFNGDSLPRDPVLGYAYVSRAAAQGLPPAKATLAELDQILPLDQRKKAVTLAIAKAKAAPPPSTAVKAKSAAKPPTQAAAPAAPSPTPTAGGAWRIQLGAFSQRGAAEALYRKVAGALPGRAPFYVAAGPVTRLQVGPYPSRAAAQAACNSLKDQACFPVTAK, from the coding sequence ATGCGTTTCCTGTGTCTGGCAGCCGCGGCGGCAATGACGATTCCCACTGCGCCCCTGGCGGCGCAGTCCGTGAAAGCCGGGATCGATGCCTGGCAAAAAGCCGACTACGCGGCGGCGGTGGATATCTGGCGGCCGCTTGCGGAAAAGGGCGACCTCGATGCCGCGTTCAATCTCGGGCAAGCCTATCGCCTTGGCCGGGGCGTGACGATCAACCTCGCCGCGGCCCAAACCTGGCTCGAGCGCGCGGCCCGCAAGGGGCATCTCGACGCGCAGACGACGCTTGGGCTGATGCTGTTCCAGAACGGCAACCAGGTTTCCGGGCTGCGCTGGCTCGGCCAGGCGGCGGAGCGCGGCGATGCGCGCGCAATGCTGATCTACGGCACGGCGCTGTTCAACGGCGACAGCCTGCCGCGCGACCCGGTGCTGGGCTACGCCTACGTCAGCCGCGCCGCGGCGCAGGGACTTCCACCAGCGAAAGCGACGCTGGCCGAGCTCGACCAGATCTTGCCCCTCGACCAACGCAAGAAGGCGGTGACGCTGGCCATCGCCAAGGCCAAGGCCGCGCCGCCACCGTCAACCGCGGTCAAAGCGAAATCCGCGGCCAAGCCGCCGACGCAAGCCGCGGCACCGGCAGCACCGTCACCCACACCCACGGCAGGCGGTGCGTGGCGCATCCAGCTCGGCGCTTTCTCCCAGCGCGGTGCGGCGGAAGCGCTCTATCGCAAGGTCGCGGGCGCGCTGCCGGGCCGGGCGCCATTCTATGTTGCCGCAGGTCCGGTCACGCGCCTGCAGGTCGGCCCCTACCCCAGCCGCGCCGCGGCGCAGGCGGCGTGCAACAGCTTGAAAGACCAAGCCTGCTTCCCCGTCACGGCGAAGTAA
- the ppa gene encoding inorganic diphosphatase, with protein sequence MNIDLIPVGDDPPNSVNVIIEVPVGGEPVKYEFDKASGALFVDRILHTPMRYPANYGFIPHTLSLDGDPIDALVIARSPFVPGCVVRARPIGVLNLEDEHGGDEKLICVPVDSTFPYYSDIGEQKDLPSIILQQIEHFFTHYKDLEEEKWVRVGRWGDADEARRLLTEAIARAKANPSHGG encoded by the coding sequence ATGAACATCGACCTCATCCCCGTCGGCGACGACCCGCCCAACAGCGTCAACGTCATCATCGAAGTCCCGGTCGGCGGCGAGCCCGTGAAATATGAATTCGACAAGGCGTCGGGCGCCTTGTTCGTCGACCGCATCCTTCACACGCCAATGCGCTATCCGGCGAATTACGGCTTCATTCCGCACACGCTCTCGCTCGACGGCGATCCGATCGACGCACTGGTGATCGCGCGCTCGCCCTTCGTTCCGGGCTGCGTGGTGCGCGCCCGGCCGATCGGCGTCCTCAACCTCGAGGACGAGCATGGCGGGGACGAGAAATTGATCTGCGTCCCGGTCGACTCCACCTTTCCTTATTACTCGGACATCGGCGAGCAAAAGGATCTGCCTTCAATCATCCTCCAGCAGATCGAGCATTTCTTCACCCATTACAAAGACTTGGAGGAAGAGAAATGGGTGCGCGTCGGCCGCTGGGGCGATGCCGATGAAGCTCGGCGCCTGCTGACGGAAGCGATCGCACGCGCCAAGGCCAATCCGTCGCACGGCGGTTGA
- the ilvC gene encoding ketol-acid reductoisomerase: MHMIRDADIDATVLDGKRVAIIGFGNQGRAQALNLKDSGINVVVGLRPSSLNAAVAETLGLEVELVDEAVASADIVMLLAPDEIHGELYRAIEPRLRQGAALGFSHGLSIRFGFVKPRGDLDIFLVAPKGPGTALRSLYKDGRGMIALWAVPENARPKARKIALAYGRAIGCGRAGLIHSTFAEEAEADLFNEQAVVWGAVPELLVAGFETLVEGGVKPEIAYLECVGELKLLADLIEARGIAGMREAISNTAELGATLGGRRIIDEGVRTRMRDVLGEVRAGKFADALQEEELAAYPRLKAARRDARETPIEAAYRKLSAKPD; encoded by the coding sequence ATGCACATGATCCGCGACGCCGACATCGACGCCACCGTTCTCGACGGCAAGCGCGTGGCGATCATCGGCTTCGGCAACCAGGGCCGCGCCCAGGCGCTCAACCTCAAGGACAGCGGGATCAATGTGGTCGTGGGTCTCAGGCCCAGCTCGCTTAACGCGGCCGTCGCGGAGACGTTGGGCCTGGAGGTCGAGCTGGTCGACGAGGCGGTCGCCAGCGCGGATATCGTCATGCTGCTGGCTCCGGACGAAATTCACGGCGAACTCTATCGAGCGATCGAGCCGCGCCTTCGGCAGGGCGCAGCGCTTGGCTTCAGTCATGGCCTGTCGATCCGATTCGGTTTCGTCAAACCGCGCGGCGACCTCGACATCTTCCTGGTCGCGCCGAAGGGACCGGGCACGGCGTTGCGCTCCCTATACAAGGACGGCCGCGGGATGATCGCTTTGTGGGCGGTCCCCGAAAATGCCCGGCCCAAAGCCCGCAAGATCGCCTTGGCTTATGGACGCGCCATCGGTTGCGGTCGTGCGGGCCTGATTCATTCCACCTTTGCCGAAGAGGCCGAAGCCGACCTCTTTAACGAACAGGCGGTGGTTTGGGGCGCCGTTCCCGAATTGCTGGTCGCCGGCTTCGAAACCTTGGTCGAAGGCGGGGTCAAGCCCGAGATCGCCTATCTGGAATGCGTCGGCGAACTCAAGCTGCTCGCCGACCTGATCGAAGCTCGTGGAATCGCGGGCATGCGCGAGGCGATCTCAAATACCGCCGAGCTAGGAGCGACGTTGGGCGGACGTCGAATCATCGACGAGGGTGTGCGGACGCGCATGCGCGACGTGCTGGGCGAAGTCCGCGCGGGCAAGTTCGCCGATGCGCTTCAGGAGGAGGAACTGGCGGCGTACCCGCGATTGAAGGCCGCGCGGCGCGACGCCCGCGAAACGCCGATCGAGGCGGCCTATCGCAAGCTGTCGGCCAAGCCAGACTAG
- a CDS encoding ParA family protein has protein sequence MRVLAMASQKGGSGKTTLSGHLAVQAQLAGAGPVCLIDIDPQGSLADWWNERDAEMPAFAQTTVARLASDLEVLRQQGFRLAVIDTPPAITMAIQSVIAVAELIVIPTRPSPHDLRAVGATVDLCDRAGKPLIFVVNAATPKAKITYEAAVALSQHGTVAPVTLHHRTDFAASMIDGRTVMEIDPNGRSAKEVVELWDYISDRLEKNFRRTVFAAPGAAPGISPASPRPVGGFGRRVVGQ, from the coding sequence ATGCGCGTCTTGGCTATGGCATCGCAGAAGGGCGGATCGGGAAAAACGACCCTGTCCGGCCATCTTGCGGTGCAGGCGCAGCTGGCAGGGGCGGGTCCTGTCTGCCTGATCGACATCGATCCGCAAGGCAGCCTGGCCGATTGGTGGAACGAACGCGATGCCGAAATGCCGGCCTTCGCGCAGACCACCGTTGCCCGGCTCGCTTCCGACCTTGAGGTTCTTCGCCAGCAGGGCTTCCGCCTTGCCGTCATCGACACCCCGCCGGCCATCACCATGGCGATCCAAAGCGTCATTGCCGTTGCCGAGCTGATCGTCATTCCGACCCGCCCCAGCCCGCACGACCTGCGCGCCGTCGGCGCCACGGTCGATTTGTGCGACCGCGCCGGGAAGCCCTTGATCTTCGTCGTCAACGCGGCGACGCCCAAGGCCAAGATCACTTACGAAGCCGCTGTCGCACTGTCGCAGCACGGCACCGTGGCCCCGGTCACGCTTCATCATCGCACCGATTTCGCCGCTTCGATGATCGATGGGCGCACGGTGATGGAAATCGATCCCAACGGCCGCTCCGCCAAGGAAGTGGTCGAGCTGTGGGATTATATTTCCGACCGTCTCGAAAAGAATTTCCGCCGGACGGTGTTCGCGGCGCCGGGTGCGGCGCCGGGGATCAGCCCGGCCAGTCCGCGTCCGGTCGGTGGCTTCGGCCGCCGCGTCGTGGGTCAGTAA
- the serB gene encoding phosphoserine phosphatase SerB: MTANGGFEDGMAIATLIAAGRLNDRLVDRALAQLREVDPKARFLQWIDEGDAVDLQVDTPTNAARWALDGLPEVDVVVQPEEHRFKRLLVADMDSTMVGQECLDELADFAGLKREIAEITERAMQGKLDFKAALRERVAMLSGLDEGAIRQCLAERVVPNPGAATLVRTMRVGGAHCILVTGGFVSFAEPIAKMLGFNAIRANRLLFDGSQLSGSVEDPIVDAQAKLDALVEARGELGLDRDQVLAIGDGANDRLMIQEAGLGIAYRPKPALAEVADACLNHHGLDALLWAQGIRRKDWVSG, from the coding sequence ATGACGGCCAACGGAGGTTTTGAGGACGGCATGGCGATTGCGACGCTGATAGCAGCAGGACGGCTCAATGACAGGCTTGTGGATCGCGCGCTGGCGCAGCTGCGTGAAGTCGATCCCAAAGCGCGTTTCCTGCAATGGATCGACGAGGGCGACGCCGTCGATCTCCAGGTCGACACGCCGACGAACGCCGCGCGCTGGGCGCTCGACGGGCTCCCCGAAGTCGACGTTGTCGTCCAGCCTGAGGAACATCGCTTCAAGCGCCTGCTCGTCGCCGACATGGATTCGACCATGGTCGGGCAGGAATGCCTCGACGAACTTGCCGACTTCGCCGGCCTGAAGCGGGAGATCGCCGAGATCACAGAGCGTGCGATGCAGGGCAAACTCGACTTCAAGGCCGCCCTGCGCGAGCGCGTGGCGATGCTTTCCGGGCTCGATGAAGGCGCGATCCGCCAGTGCCTTGCCGAGCGCGTGGTGCCCAATCCCGGGGCGGCGACCCTGGTGCGCACCATGCGCGTCGGTGGCGCGCATTGCATCCTGGTCACCGGCGGCTTCGTGTCGTTCGCCGAGCCTATTGCCAAAATGCTCGGCTTCAACGCCATCCGTGCCAATCGCCTATTGTTCGACGGCAGCCAGCTCAGCGGCTCGGTCGAGGATCCGATCGTCGACGCGCAGGCCAAGCTTGATGCCTTGGTCGAGGCGCGCGGCGAGCTCGGGCTCGATCGCGACCAGGTCCTTGCGATCGGCGATGGCGCCAACGACCGTCTGATGATCCAGGAAGCCGGGCTTGGCATCGCCTACCGCCCCAAGCCGGCGCTCGCCGAAGTGGCCGATGCCTGCCTCAATCACCATGGCCTCGACGCCCTGCTGTGGGCCCAGGGGATCCGCCGCAAGGATTGGGTGAGCGGCTGA